The following coding sequences lie in one Streptomyces venezuelae genomic window:
- a CDS encoding DUF6059 family protein, giving the protein MAGLIRRVWREVYAALQAYGAIYVSVARPAEDLAPPAAPRRGGPPAGHPERLCPEVALSPVERALNRQLETGP; this is encoded by the coding sequence ATGGCCGGCCTGATCAGGCGTGTGTGGCGCGAGGTGTACGCGGCCCTGCAGGCGTACGGCGCGATCTACGTCTCGGTGGCGCGGCCCGCCGAGGACCTGGCCCCGCCGGCCGCGCCGCGGCGCGGCGGGCCGCCGGCGGGCCATCCGGAGCGGCTGTGCCCGGAGGTGGCCCTGAGCCCGGTGGAGCGCGCCCTCAACCGGCAGCTGGAGACCGGCCCCTGA
- a CDS encoding TcmI family type II polyketide cyclase: MHSTLIVARMAIDSSRSVAELFTDFDATDMPHRMGTRRRQLFAYRGLYFHLQDFDNDDGGARIEHAKDDPRFVRISDDLKPHIEAYDPATWRSPADAMAQRFYSWEAGA, from the coding sequence ATGCACAGCACGCTGATCGTGGCCCGGATGGCGATCGACTCCAGCCGCAGCGTCGCCGAACTGTTCACCGACTTCGACGCCACCGACATGCCCCACCGCATGGGCACCCGGCGCCGCCAACTCTTCGCCTACCGCGGCCTCTACTTCCACCTGCAGGACTTCGACAACGACGACGGGGGCGCCCGCATCGAACACGCCAAGGACGACCCCCGCTTCGTGCGGATCAGCGACGACCTCAAGCCGCACATCGAGGCCTACGACCCGGCGACCTGGCGCTCCCCGGCCGACGCGATGGCCCAGCGCTTCTACTCCTGGGAGGCCGGCGCATGA
- a CDS encoding ParB N-terminal domain-containing protein has protein sequence MLVQKDGWRIIDGLHRLEAAKLCGDHSITARLVECTDAEALVLAMKANTSHGLPLSRADRMAGAERVLLAHPEWSDRAIASVTGLSAKTIAALRERSACATPPGGQRLGLDGKLRAVSAGEGRRRAAAYIHAHPEATLREVARETEVSLGTVHDVSARLRRGISPERDGLRGAGARLTLHPAERPADPPPAPPAAAEDLPARRPATVPAEAPPAWETVAAKVANDPCIRYTAGGKEFLQWMALHASDPDGWRELVGAVPAHWVGVIAPIAESVGKEWSLFAERLRNRQEAV, from the coding sequence GTGCTCGTCCAGAAAGACGGCTGGCGGATCATCGACGGACTCCACAGACTGGAGGCCGCGAAACTCTGCGGCGACCACAGCATCACCGCACGGCTCGTCGAATGCACCGACGCCGAAGCCCTCGTACTCGCCATGAAAGCCAATACCTCCCACGGACTCCCGCTGTCGCGGGCCGACCGTATGGCCGGCGCCGAACGCGTCCTGCTCGCCCACCCCGAATGGTCCGACCGCGCCATCGCCAGCGTCACCGGGCTCAGCGCCAAGACCATCGCGGCGCTGCGCGAACGCTCCGCGTGCGCCACCCCGCCCGGCGGCCAACGCCTGGGCCTGGACGGCAAACTGCGCGCGGTCAGCGCCGGCGAGGGCCGCCGCCGCGCCGCCGCCTACATCCACGCCCACCCCGAGGCCACCCTGCGCGAGGTCGCCCGGGAGACCGAGGTGTCCCTGGGCACCGTCCACGACGTCAGCGCCCGCCTGCGCCGCGGAATCAGCCCGGAACGCGACGGCCTGCGCGGCGCCGGGGCCCGCCTGACCCTGCACCCGGCCGAACGGCCCGCCGACCCCCCGCCCGCCCCGCCCGCGGCCGCCGAGGACCTGCCGGCCCGCCGCCCCGCCACCGTCCCGGCCGAGGCGCCCCCGGCCTGGGAGACCGTCGCCGCCAAGGTCGCCAACGACCCGTGCATCCGCTACACCGCGGGCGGCAAGGAGTTCCTGCAGTGGATGGCGCTGCACGCCAGCGACCCCGACGGCTGGCGCGAGCTCGTCGGCGCCGTCCCCGCGCACTGGGTCGGCGTCATCGCGCCCATCGCGGAGAGCGTCGGCAAGGAGTGGAGCCTGTTCGCCGAACGGCTGCGCAACCGCCAGGAAGCCGTCTGA
- a CDS encoding aromatase/cyclase — MTTRQVEHEITVGAPAATVYRLLADVSHWPQIFPPTIHVEREETGAHQERIHIWATANGEAKNWTSRRTLDPDTLRITFRQEVTTAPVAAMGGTWIVEPQGADTSRVRLLHDYRAIDDDPQDLEWIERAVDTNSTAELAALKDNVEQAHAAESEDLLFSFTDTVEINGAAKDAFDFVNEAGRWPERLPHVATVRFEEPAPGLQILEMDTRAKDGSVHTTKSYRVALDTHKIAYKQVTLPALMTLHTGYWTFTDTGRGTTEAASQHTVSINTANIAGILGEQATVADARAYVHSALSTNSRATLGHAKDYAERTH, encoded by the coding sequence ATGACGACGCGTCAGGTCGAGCACGAGATCACCGTCGGCGCGCCCGCCGCCACGGTCTACCGCCTGCTGGCGGACGTGAGCCACTGGCCGCAGATCTTCCCGCCCACCATCCACGTCGAGCGCGAGGAGACGGGCGCGCACCAGGAGCGCATCCACATCTGGGCCACCGCCAACGGCGAGGCCAAGAACTGGACCTCGCGCCGCACCCTGGACCCCGACACGCTGCGCATCACCTTCCGCCAGGAGGTCACCACCGCCCCGGTCGCCGCGATGGGCGGCACCTGGATCGTGGAACCGCAGGGCGCGGACACCTCCCGGGTGCGGCTGCTGCACGACTACCGGGCCATCGACGACGACCCGCAGGACCTCGAGTGGATCGAGAGGGCCGTGGACACCAACAGCACCGCCGAACTGGCCGCCCTCAAGGACAACGTCGAACAGGCCCACGCCGCCGAGAGCGAGGACCTCCTGTTCTCCTTCACCGACACCGTGGAGATCAACGGCGCGGCCAAGGACGCCTTCGACTTCGTCAACGAGGCCGGGCGCTGGCCCGAACGGCTGCCGCACGTGGCCACCGTACGCTTCGAGGAACCCGCCCCCGGCCTGCAGATCCTGGAGATGGACACCCGCGCCAAGGACGGCTCGGTGCACACCACCAAGTCCTACCGGGTCGCCCTGGACACCCACAAGATCGCCTACAAGCAGGTCACCCTGCCCGCCCTGATGACCCTGCACACCGGCTACTGGACGTTCACCGACACCGGCCGGGGCACCACCGAGGCCGCCTCCCAGCACACCGTGTCGATCAACACCGCCAACATCGCCGGGATCCTCGGCGAACAGGCCACCGTCGCCGACGCCCGCGCCTACGTGCACAGCGCCCTGTCCACCAACAGCCGCGCCACGCTGGGCCATGCCAAGGACTACGCGGAGCGGACGCACTGA
- a CDS encoding FAD-dependent monooxygenase, with protein MAAQDPARPRRPAPGRTDVLDTQVIVVGAGPVGLLLTAELCLHGIQVAVVEQRHRPTKESRASTLHARTMEIFDSRGLLTDFASPPTEARGHFGGLPLDLTLPGAYPGQHKVPQTKTESVLEEWALSLGADIHCGHRLELIDLVQDGEAVEAQAMGRDGRPVRLRGQYLVACDGQDSTVRRLTGADFPGQDATRELLRADVEGIHIRDRRFERLPGGLAIAARRADGVTRVMVHEFGAKARQRTGPPEFAEMAAAWQRVTGEDIGAGTPLWVNHFDDANRQLTHYRHGRVLYAGDAAHRQMPIGGQALNLGLQDAFNLGWKLAAVLAGHAPAGLLDTYHSERHQVGRAVLANIRAQAQLLLGSAEVEPLRAVLAELLGDEQVRTRLAGMISGLDIRYADCGTGHPLTGLRLPHARLRVGSATCTTLELLRSGRGLLLGLDGRVPAAGERWADRIDLVVARPEPDSESGELDKVTALAVRPDGYVVWAATSDRPAGAEELSCALERWFGTPH; from the coding sequence ATGGCCGCGCAGGACCCCGCCCGCCCCCGCCGCCCCGCCCCGGGCCGCACCGACGTGCTGGACACCCAGGTCATCGTCGTCGGCGCCGGACCCGTGGGGCTGCTGCTCACCGCCGAACTGTGCCTGCACGGCATCCAGGTCGCCGTCGTCGAACAGCGCCACCGCCCCACCAAGGAGTCCCGGGCCTCCACCCTGCACGCCCGCACCATGGAGATCTTCGACAGCCGCGGCCTGCTCACCGACTTCGCCAGCCCGCCCACCGAGGCGCGCGGCCACTTCGGCGGCCTGCCCCTGGACCTCACCCTGCCCGGCGCCTACCCCGGCCAGCACAAGGTGCCCCAGACCAAGACCGAGTCGGTCCTGGAGGAGTGGGCGCTCTCGCTGGGCGCCGACATCCACTGCGGCCACCGCCTGGAACTGATCGACCTGGTCCAGGACGGCGAGGCGGTCGAAGCACAGGCCATGGGCCGCGACGGGCGCCCCGTGCGGCTGCGCGGACAGTACCTGGTGGCCTGCGACGGCCAGGACTCCACCGTGCGCCGCCTGACCGGCGCCGACTTCCCCGGCCAGGACGCCACCCGCGAACTGCTGCGCGCCGACGTCGAGGGCATCCACATCCGCGACCGGCGCTTCGAGCGCCTGCCCGGCGGCCTGGCCATCGCCGCCCGCCGCGCCGACGGCGTGACCCGCGTGATGGTCCACGAATTCGGCGCGAAGGCCAGGCAGCGCACCGGGCCCCCCGAGTTCGCCGAGATGGCCGCCGCCTGGCAGCGGGTCACCGGCGAGGACATCGGCGCCGGCACCCCCTTGTGGGTCAACCACTTCGACGACGCCAACCGCCAGCTCACCCACTACCGGCACGGCCGCGTGCTGTACGCGGGCGATGCCGCGCACCGCCAGATGCCCATCGGCGGCCAGGCCCTCAACCTGGGCCTGCAGGACGCCTTCAACCTCGGCTGGAAACTCGCCGCCGTCCTGGCCGGCCACGCCCCCGCCGGCCTGCTGGACACCTACCACAGCGAACGCCACCAGGTGGGCCGCGCCGTGCTCGCCAACATCCGCGCCCAGGCACAACTGCTGCTGGGCAGCGCCGAGGTGGAGCCGCTGCGCGCGGTCCTGGCCGAACTGCTGGGCGACGAGCAGGTACGCACCCGCCTCGCCGGCATGATCAGCGGCCTCGACATCCGCTACGCCGACTGCGGCACCGGCCACCCCCTGACCGGCCTGCGCCTGCCGCACGCCCGGCTGCGGGTGGGCAGCGCCACCTGCACCACCCTGGAACTGCTGCGCTCGGGGCGCGGCCTGCTGCTCGGCCTGGACGGGCGGGTGCCGGCGGCGGGGGAGCGGTGGGCCGACCGCATCGATCTGGTGGTGGCCCGCCCCGAACCGGACAGCGAATCCGGCGAGCTGGACAAGGTGACCGCGCTGGCGGTGCGCCCGGACGGCTACGTGGTGTGGGCGGCCACCAGCGACCGGCCCGCCGGCGCCGAGGAGCTGTCCTGCGCCCTGGAGCGCTGGTTCGGCACCCCGCACTGA
- a CDS encoding antibiotic biosynthesis monooxygenase family protein codes for MPYISTQDKHLTVLNLFTTDKPEKQDTLIQEMRKIVDTAAFDGWISSTVHAGQDSPGTANFIQWRSGEDLEKRYAGEEFKHRTLPVFQDITTSIRLLQSEIVYTQRHPSQGEATEVSPDRDDHTVIEIFKVSAGDQDELIAELGQGQSWLADVDGYRSHSVFKGLRARFLEGPFAVVYSQWASKEQYDAHRNQPAAQQSEARQKSQARIDALKTDRDWNSYRVIHSRAAGA; via the coding sequence ATGCCCTACATCTCCACCCAGGACAAGCACCTGACCGTCCTCAACCTGTTCACCACCGACAAGCCGGAGAAGCAGGACACGCTGATCCAGGAGATGCGGAAGATCGTCGACACCGCGGCGTTCGACGGCTGGATCTCCTCCACCGTGCACGCCGGCCAGGACAGCCCCGGCACCGCCAACTTCATCCAGTGGCGCAGCGGCGAGGACCTGGAGAAGCGGTACGCGGGCGAGGAGTTCAAGCACCGCACGCTGCCCGTCTTCCAGGACATCACCACCTCCATCCGGCTGCTGCAGAGCGAGATCGTCTACACCCAGCGCCACCCCTCCCAGGGCGAGGCGACCGAGGTCTCGCCCGACCGCGACGACCACACCGTCATCGAGATCTTCAAGGTCTCCGCGGGCGACCAGGACGAGCTGATCGCCGAGCTCGGCCAGGGCCAGTCCTGGCTGGCGGACGTGGACGGCTACCGCTCGCACAGCGTCTTCAAGGGCCTGCGCGCCCGCTTCCTGGAGGGCCCCTTCGCCGTCGTCTACTCCCAGTGGGCCAGCAAGGAGCAGTACGACGCCCACCGCAACCAGCCCGCCGCGCAGCAGTCCGAGGCGCGCCAGAAGTCCCAGGCCCGCATCGACGCCCTGAAGACCGACCGCGACTGGAACTCCTACCGGGTCATCCACAGCCGCGCCGCCGGCGCGTGA
- a CDS encoding acyl carrier protein: MSEQRFTLDDLKRILVEAAGADEAAPPDDDILDTTFGDLGYESLALLETGGCIEREWGIALDDDTLSDALTPRELIRTVNERLAAARVA; this comes from the coding sequence ATGAGCGAACAGCGATTTACCCTGGACGACCTCAAGCGCATCCTCGTCGAGGCCGCGGGCGCCGACGAGGCCGCCCCGCCGGACGACGACATCCTGGACACCACCTTCGGTGACCTGGGCTACGAGTCGCTGGCCCTCCTGGAGACCGGCGGCTGCATCGAGCGCGAGTGGGGCATCGCGCTGGACGACGACACGCTCAGCGACGCCCTGACCCCCCGGGAACTGATCCGCACCGTCAACGAGCGGCTGGCCGCCGCCCGCGTGGCCTGA
- a CDS encoding ketosynthase chain-length factor yields MTAVAVTGMGIAAPNGLGAADYWAATLGAKSGIGRITRFDPSGYPAQLAGEIPGFEAADHLPGRLLPQTDRVTRLSLAAADWALADARVDVAAFDPLDMGVVTASHAGGFEFGQDELQKLWARGSQFVSAYQSFAWFYAVNSGQISIRHGMKGPSGVVVSDQAGGLDALAQARRLIRKGTPLIIGGAVDASVCPWGWVAQLAGGRLSDSDEPTRAYLPFDRDARGYVPGEGGALLTLEPTEAARARGATLYGELAGYGATIDPPPHSGRPSSLRTAIRTALDDAAAAPADIDVVFADGAGVPDLDRAEAAAISEVFGPGRVPVTVPKTMTGRLHSGAAPLDVACALLAMRAGLIPPTVHIDPCPEYDLDLVLYQARPATVRTALVLARGHGGFNSAMVVRAAPAGT; encoded by the coding sequence ATGACGGCGGTCGCGGTCACCGGCATGGGCATCGCCGCCCCCAACGGGCTCGGCGCGGCCGACTACTGGGCGGCCACCCTGGGCGCCAAGAGCGGCATCGGCCGCATCACCCGCTTCGACCCCTCCGGCTACCCCGCCCAACTGGCCGGGGAGATCCCCGGCTTCGAGGCCGCCGACCACCTGCCGGGCCGGCTGCTGCCGCAGACCGACCGCGTCACCCGCCTCTCGCTGGCCGCCGCCGACTGGGCGCTGGCCGACGCCCGGGTGGACGTGGCCGCCTTCGACCCGCTGGACATGGGCGTGGTCACCGCCAGCCACGCCGGCGGCTTCGAGTTCGGCCAGGACGAACTGCAGAAACTGTGGGCCAGGGGCAGCCAGTTCGTCTCCGCCTACCAGTCCTTCGCCTGGTTCTACGCGGTCAACAGCGGCCAGATCTCCATCCGGCACGGCATGAAGGGGCCCAGCGGCGTCGTCGTCAGCGACCAGGCCGGCGGCCTGGACGCCCTCGCCCAGGCCCGCCGCCTCATCCGCAAGGGCACCCCGCTGATCATCGGCGGCGCCGTGGACGCCTCGGTCTGCCCCTGGGGCTGGGTGGCCCAGCTGGCCGGCGGACGCCTGAGCGACAGCGACGAACCCACCCGCGCCTACCTGCCCTTCGACCGCGACGCCCGCGGCTACGTCCCCGGCGAGGGCGGCGCCCTGCTCACCCTGGAGCCCACCGAGGCGGCCCGCGCCCGCGGCGCCACCCTCTATGGCGAACTCGCCGGCTACGGCGCCACCATCGACCCGCCCCCGCACAGCGGCCGCCCCTCCAGCCTGCGCACCGCGATCCGCACCGCCCTGGACGACGCCGCCGCCGCGCCCGCCGACATCGACGTCGTCTTCGCCGACGGCGCGGGCGTACCCGACCTGGACCGCGCGGAGGCCGCAGCGATCAGCGAGGTGTTCGGTCCCGGCCGCGTCCCGGTCACCGTGCCCAAGACGATGACCGGCCGCCTGCACTCGGGCGCCGCACCCCTGGACGTGGCCTGCGCGCTCCTTGCGATGCGCGCCGGCCTCATCCCGCCCACCGTCCACATCGACCCCTGTCCCGAGTACGACCTGGACCTGGTCCTGTACCAGGCGCGTCCGGCCACTGTGCGCACCGCGCTGGTGCTGGCCCGGGGCCACGGCGGCTTCAACTCCGCGATGGTCGTGCGCGCCGCACCGGCCGGGACCTGA
- a CDS encoding pyridoxamine 5'-phosphate oxidase family protein, whose product MTLSPQRAGATALSPAARRFLAAPHTGVLSTLRPDGSPHLTPVRFTFDAPAGLARVLTVNTTRKVKNVLASPHARVALCQVDGFAWVSLEGTARVLDAPERVAEGVRRYTERYFSGPPHPPGRVVVEIAVDRVLSLNC is encoded by the coding sequence ATGACGCTCTCCCCGCAGCGCGCCGGCGCGACGGCGCTGTCCCCGGCGGCACGCCGGTTCCTCGCCGCGCCGCACACCGGCGTGCTGAGCACGCTGCGGCCCGACGGCTCGCCCCACCTCACCCCGGTGCGCTTCACCTTCGACGCCCCGGCCGGCCTGGCCCGCGTCCTGACCGTGAACACGACCCGCAAGGTCAAGAACGTGCTGGCCAGCCCGCACGCGCGCGTCGCGCTGTGCCAGGTGGACGGCTTCGCCTGGGTGTCCCTGGAGGGCACCGCCCGCGTCCTGGACGCCCCCGAACGCGTCGCCGAAGGGGTCCGCCGCTACACCGAGCGCTACTTCTCCGGCCCGCCCCACCCGCCCGGCCGCGTCGTCGTGGAGATCGCCGTCGACCGGGTGCTGAGCCTCAACTGCTGA
- the fabG gene encoding 3-oxoacyl-ACP reductase FabG codes for MTATAPRLALVTGATSGIGLAAARLLARQGHRVFLGARTAENVASTVKQLREEGLDADGSALDVRDKASVTAFVSTAVERHGPVDVLVNNAGRSGGGVTADIADELWDDVIDTNLNSVFRMTRAVLTTGRMREQDRGRIINVASTAGKQGVVLGAPYSASKHGVVGFTKALGNELAPTGITVNAVCPGYVETPMAQRVRQGYAAAYDTTEEAILTKFQAKIPLGRYSTPDEVAGLIGYLASDTAASITSQALNVCGGLGNF; via the coding sequence ATGACAGCAACCGCCCCCCGCCTCGCCCTCGTCACCGGCGCCACCAGCGGCATCGGCCTGGCCGCCGCCCGCCTGCTGGCCCGGCAGGGCCACCGCGTCTTCCTCGGCGCCCGCACCGCGGAGAACGTGGCCTCCACCGTCAAGCAGCTGCGCGAGGAGGGCCTGGACGCCGACGGAAGCGCGCTCGACGTACGCGACAAGGCGTCCGTCACCGCCTTCGTCAGCACCGCCGTGGAGCGCCACGGGCCCGTGGACGTCCTGGTCAACAACGCCGGCCGTTCCGGCGGCGGGGTGACCGCGGACATCGCCGACGAGCTGTGGGACGACGTCATCGACACCAACCTCAACAGCGTCTTCCGCATGACCCGCGCGGTGCTGACCACCGGCCGCATGCGCGAGCAGGACCGCGGCCGCATCATCAACGTCGCCTCCACCGCCGGCAAACAGGGCGTCGTGCTCGGCGCCCCCTACTCCGCCTCCAAACACGGCGTCGTCGGCTTCACCAAGGCGCTCGGCAACGAACTGGCCCCCACCGGCATCACCGTCAACGCCGTATGCCCCGGCTACGTGGAGACCCCCATGGCCCAGCGGGTGCGCCAGGGATACGCCGCCGCCTACGACACCACCGAAGAGGCCATCCTCACCAAGTTCCAGGCCAAGATCCCCCTCGGCCGCTACAGCACCCCCGACGAAGTCGCCGGCCTCATCGGCTACCTCGCCTCCGACACCGCCGCCTCCATCACCTCCCAGGCCCTCAACGTCTGCGGCGGCCTCGGCAACTTCTGA
- a CDS encoding FAD-dependent monooxygenase, translating into MDNYDADVIIVGAGPTGLMFAGELGLHGISVLVLDRLAEPMRQSRALGFSARTIEEFAQRGLLARLGEVDTIPAGHFGGVPLDYQVISGGSYGARGIPQSRTEAMLAGHATEQGARIRRGVEVTGLTQDADGVTLQTGGTGAEAAGEELRARYVIGCDGARSKVRTAAGIGFPGTEPAIELRFADIAGVRLRPRFAGERVPGGMIMVLPLGPDRCRIIYYDRGEPLRRSTEPITFDEVADTFQKLSGEDIHAATPLWVSSTTDVSRQADRYRSGRVFLAGDAAHIHLPIGAQGMSAGVQDAVNLGWKLALVLKGLAPDALLDTYHTERHPVGARILTNTLAQRILYLGGEEITPLLDVFTELTRYESVQRHLVGMVTGLDIRHDVGTGSHPLLGRRLEDGDLTCEGRPTSVHALLHTGRGVLLDLGGDSTPTTAAKAWSDRVDLVTARPGPGLPAADAILLRPDGYIAWIAPDPDASPLPDALERWFGPAA; encoded by the coding sequence ATGGACAATTATGACGCGGACGTGATCATCGTAGGTGCAGGACCCACCGGCCTTATGTTCGCCGGTGAGTTGGGGCTGCACGGCATTTCCGTTCTCGTGCTCGACAGGCTCGCCGAACCGATGCGCCAGTCACGCGCCCTCGGCTTCTCCGCGCGCACCATCGAGGAATTCGCACAGCGCGGACTGCTCGCCCGCCTCGGCGAGGTCGACACCATCCCCGCCGGGCACTTCGGCGGCGTACCGCTCGACTACCAGGTCATCAGCGGCGGTTCCTACGGCGCACGCGGCATCCCCCAGTCCCGCACCGAGGCGATGCTGGCCGGCCACGCCACCGAGCAGGGCGCCCGCATCCGCCGCGGGGTGGAGGTCACCGGCCTGACCCAGGACGCGGACGGGGTGACCCTGCAGACCGGCGGCACCGGCGCCGAAGCCGCGGGCGAAGAGCTGCGCGCCCGGTACGTGATCGGCTGCGACGGCGCCCGCAGCAAGGTCCGTACCGCCGCCGGCATCGGCTTCCCCGGCACCGAACCGGCCATCGAGCTGCGCTTCGCCGACATCGCCGGGGTGCGGCTGCGGCCCCGCTTCGCCGGGGAGCGGGTGCCCGGCGGCATGATCATGGTGCTGCCGCTGGGCCCGGACCGCTGCCGCATCATCTACTACGACCGCGGCGAGCCGCTGCGCCGCAGCACCGAGCCGATCACCTTCGACGAGGTCGCCGACACCTTCCAGAAGCTGTCGGGCGAGGACATCCACGCCGCCACCCCGCTGTGGGTGAGCTCGACCACCGACGTGAGCCGGCAGGCCGACCGCTACCGCAGCGGACGGGTCTTCCTGGCGGGCGACGCCGCACACATCCACCTGCCCATCGGCGCCCAGGGCATGAGCGCCGGCGTGCAGGACGCGGTCAACCTCGGCTGGAAACTCGCCCTCGTCCTCAAGGGCCTGGCCCCCGACGCCCTCCTGGACACCTACCACACCGAGCGCCACCCGGTCGGCGCCCGCATCCTGACCAACACCCTGGCCCAGCGCATCCTCTACCTCGGCGGCGAGGAGATCACCCCGCTGCTCGACGTGTTCACCGAACTCACCCGGTACGAGTCGGTCCAGCGCCACCTGGTCGGCATGGTCACCGGCCTCGACATCCGCCACGACGTCGGCACGGGGAGCCACCCGCTGCTCGGCCGGCGCCTGGAGGACGGCGACCTCACCTGCGAGGGCCGGCCCACCAGCGTCCACGCCCTGCTGCACACCGGCCGCGGCGTGCTCCTGGACCTCGGCGGCGACAGCACCCCGACCACCGCCGCCAAGGCCTGGTCGGACCGCGTCGACCTCGTCACCGCCCGGCCCGGCCCCGGCCTGCCCGCCGCCGACGCGATCCTGCTGCGCCCCGACGGCTACATCGCCTGGATCGCCCCCGACCCGGACGCGAGCCCCCTGCCCGACGCCCTGGAGCGCTGGTTCGGCCCCGCCGCCTGA
- a CDS encoding nuclear transport factor 2 family protein, whose translation MTSTEAESVTPDTAVVDAFTVSGLLDRYLLALDTEELDDAWARTLFTEDAVVAFPLSRHEGITGLARWHRAALENFARTQHLNSPAVVELTGAGASLRANLLSTHVHHPGGPGPELFTTGTSVTGAARRTPDGWRLTRLSFGLIWVDGVPPGARG comes from the coding sequence ATGACCTCGACTGAAGCTGAATCCGTCACTCCGGACACGGCCGTGGTGGACGCCTTTACGGTGAGCGGTCTTCTTGACCGTTATCTCCTGGCGTTGGACACCGAAGAACTCGACGACGCGTGGGCGCGCACCTTGTTCACCGAGGACGCGGTGGTCGCTTTCCCGTTGAGCCGGCACGAGGGAATAACCGGGCTTGCCCGGTGGCACCGGGCCGCGCTGGAGAATTTCGCGCGCACCCAGCACCTGAATTCGCCCGCGGTGGTGGAGCTGACCGGTGCCGGGGCGAGCCTGCGCGCCAATCTGCTGTCCACGCACGTGCACCATCCCGGCGGCCCGGGCCCGGAGTTGTTCACCACCGGCACCTCGGTGACCGGCGCGGCCCGCCGCACCCCGGACGGCTGGCGCCTGACGCGGCTCTCGTTCGGGCTGATCTGGGTGGACGGGGTGCCGCCCGGCGCCCGCGGCTGA
- a CDS encoding beta-ketoacyl-[acyl-carrier-protein] synthase family protein, with protein sequence MTQRRVAITGLEVLAPGGLGRKEFWQLISEGRTATRGITFFDPAPFRSKVAAEADFCGLEQGLSPQEVRRMDRAAQFAVVTARSAVADSGAELAEHAPHRIGVAVGSAVGATMGLDNEYRVVSDGGRLDLVDHRYAVPHLYNYLVPSSFAAEVAWAVGAEGPSTVVSTGCTSGIDAVGYAVELVREGSVDVMVAGASDAPISPITMACFDAIKATTPRHDAPERASRPFDGTRNGFVLGEGAAFFVLEELESARRRGAHIYAEIAGYATRSNAYHMTGLRRDGAEMAEAIRLALDEARINPEQVDYINAHGSGTKQNDRHETAAFKRALGHHAYDTPVSSIKSMVGHSLGAIGSIEIAASALAMEYDVVPPTANLHTPDPECDLDYVPLTARDQRTDTVLTVGSGFGGFQSAMVLTSAQRSTV encoded by the coding sequence ATGACGCAGCGCCGCGTCGCCATCACCGGCCTGGAGGTCCTGGCCCCCGGCGGTCTGGGCCGCAAGGAGTTCTGGCAGCTGATCAGCGAGGGCCGCACCGCGACCCGGGGCATCACCTTCTTCGACCCCGCCCCCTTCCGCTCCAAGGTGGCCGCCGAGGCCGACTTCTGCGGCCTGGAACAGGGCTTGAGCCCGCAGGAGGTGCGGCGCATGGACCGCGCCGCCCAGTTCGCCGTGGTCACCGCGCGCAGCGCCGTGGCCGACAGCGGCGCCGAACTGGCCGAGCACGCCCCGCACCGCATCGGCGTGGCCGTGGGCAGCGCGGTGGGCGCCACCATGGGCCTGGACAACGAATACCGCGTCGTCAGCGACGGCGGCCGCCTGGACCTGGTCGACCACCGCTACGCGGTGCCGCACCTGTACAACTACCTGGTGCCCAGCTCGTTCGCGGCCGAAGTGGCCTGGGCGGTCGGCGCGGAGGGCCCCTCCACGGTCGTCTCCACCGGCTGCACCTCGGGCATCGACGCGGTCGGCTACGCGGTGGAGCTGGTGCGCGAGGGCTCCGTCGACGTCATGGTCGCCGGCGCCTCCGACGCGCCGATCTCCCCGATCACCATGGCCTGCTTCGACGCGATCAAGGCGACCACACCGCGCCACGACGCCCCCGAGCGGGCCTCGCGGCCCTTCGACGGCACCCGCAACGGCTTCGTGCTGGGCGAGGGCGCCGCCTTCTTCGTCCTGGAGGAACTGGAGAGCGCCCGGCGGCGCGGCGCGCACATCTACGCCGAGATCGCCGGCTACGCCACCCGCTCCAACGCCTACCACATGACCGGACTGCGCCGGGACGGCGCGGAGATGGCCGAGGCCATCCGCCTGGCCCTGGACGAGGCGCGCATCAACCCCGAGCAGGTCGACTACATCAACGCCCACGGCTCGGGCACCAAGCAGAACGACCGGCACGAGACGGCCGCGTTCAAACGGGCGCTGGGCCACCACGCCTACGACACCCCGGTCAGCTCCATCAAGTCGATGGTGGGCCACTCGCTGGGCGCCATCGGCTCCATCGAGATCGCCGCCTCCGCACTGGCCATGGAGTACGACGTGGTGCCGCCGACGGCCAACCTGCACACCCCCGACCCCGAATGCGACCTGGACTACGTGCCGTTGACCGCCCGCGACCAGCGCACCGACACGGTCCTGACGGTCGGCAGCGGCTTCGGCGGATTCCAGAGCGCGATGGTGCTCACCTCGGCGCAAAGGAGCACCGTATGA